TATTTATGGTGATTTTGACGGTATTATTCGGCAGAGTGCTGTATTGGAAGGTTGTGCATGGCGCGGAATTTGAAGCGGCGGCGAAAAATCAGCAGATTAACCGCTATGACTTAGTCAATGCGGCAAACCGCGGCAGTATTTTGGACAGAAATGAGCAGGTGCTTGCCGTTTCGACAGCGGTGTATAACGTGGTATTAGACCCCTTGCAGCTGGCGGAGGAGGACGATGCCAAGAAAACGAAGAAGACCTTTGATACCCTTTGCGAATATTTCCCCGATTTGAACTACGAGGATTTGGAATATCATATTACAAAAAATCAGGAAACGGGCAAAATCAATACGCCGACACACTGGAAATATCTGGTGAAGGGCGTGGAGAGAAGCGTGAAGGAGGAGCTGGAAAAGAAAAAGCTGCTGGGGGTTTATTTTGAGCAGAGCAGTAAGCGCTCCTATCCGCTGAAAACTTTAGCCTGCCATCTGATTGGCTTCAACAACACATGGGGGCTTGAGGGCTATTATAATGATGAAATGACGGGTACGCCCGGGCGTTCCTTTATCCTGTATCAGGGGGCGGACAAGGTAACCTATCAGGATTATGAGGCGCAGGACGGCAACACCATCGTGACAACACTGGATTACAATATTCAGCAGTACGCCGAGCAGGCGGTGAAGGAAACCATGGAAGCATGGCCTTCGGAGAACGTGGCGGCAATCGTGATAAACCCGAATACGGGGGAAATCTACGCGATGGCTTCTGCGGACACCTTTGACCTGAATGACCCCGATGAGCCGACAGCGCTTGCGACGGATGAAACTTTCAAGGAAACATGGGATGCCATGACGGATCAGGAAAAGAGCGACTATCTGAATACAATATGGAGAAATTTCTGCGTCAGCGATACCTACGAACCCGGTTCGATTTATAAGCCGCTGGTAGTAGCGGCGGCATTGGAGGAGGGCGTAATCACGAAGAACTCTACCTTCAATTGCAGCGGTAAAATTACGGTGGGAGACAGAGATATCAACTGCCATCTGCACAGCGGACACGGCACGCTTTCTGTTGAGGAAATCATGGCGCAGTCCTGTAACCCCGGTGTGATTCAGATTGCACAGAAGCTGGGGGCGGAAAAATTCTATAAATATCAGAAGGAATTCGGCTTCGGGCAGAAAACAGGCATTGACCTGCCGGGCGAAGCAGAGGGGATTCTGCATGCGGAATCGCAGCTGCGTCCCGTTGAGCTGGCAACAAGCTCCTTCGGGCAGACCTTCAACTGCACCTCTATCCAGATGGCAACTGCCTTTTCTGCGCTGATTAACGGCGGCAATCTGGTGAAGCCCTATGTGGTTTCGCAGATTGTGGATGATGACGGCTCTGTGGTGAAGGAGCAGACAGCAGAGGTTGTGCGTAAGGTGATTTCCCGGAAAACATCTGACTATATCCGTACTGCGCTGAAGGCAACGGTTGACCATGGTACGGGTAAGAAAATTGCGATTCCCGGATATTCCATCGGTTGTAAAACAGGGACGGCGGAGCAGGGCAAGCGTGACAAGAAGAACTGGACACTGACCCACATGGCATATTTCCCGGCGGAAAATCCGCAGTATCTGGTATTCAGCGTTATCCATAAGCCGCAGGGATATGAGGACGGCGTGCAGACCACTGCAACCATGACAAAGCAGATTATGGAAAACATTATTAAATATAAGAATCTGGAGCCGACGGAGGAAACGGAAGAAACCGCAGCACTCAACGGCGGCAAGACGACCGTAACCATGCCCGATTACACAGACAGCAGCATCTATAATGTTGCGCTCGATTTGGAGGGCAAGGGGCTGACGTATAAGGTTGTCGGGACGGGCAACACGATTACGAATCAGGTGCCGAAGGCAGGCGCGAAGGTGGAAGCCGGCAGTGAGGTGATTCTGTATGTTGCGAAGGCGGAAGGAGAAGCAGGCACAACGAAGGTGCCGAATGTGGTCGGGAAAAGCTACACCGAGGCGGTGAAAACGCTTTCGGATGCAGGCTTTGAGGTAACCTTTGAGGGCGAAACCACGAACAGCACCGTAACGGCGCAGGATCCGAAATACGGCGTTTCCGTAGAGGCAGACAGCGAGGTGAAAATCACGCTGACGAAGAAGGAAGCCGCGGAGGAAACGGCGGAGGAGCCGAAGAAAACAACGCAATAGGGAAAAGCATAGACACCCTGTCTTTTCTATACAATAATCAGTAGAGGGAAAAGACAGGGGTGTTTTGTATGGAGAAACCGACGATAAAGGCAAAAAAACGGCTTTTGCTTTTTCTATTCTGTTCCATGTGCGGGTATCTGCTGCTGACGGGGCGGCTGGCTTTTATTGAGCTTTTTCGGGCGGAGGAATTGCAGGAGCTGGCGTATGAGCAGCAGACCAGAGACAGGCTGATTACGCCGAAGCGCGGCGCAATTCTTGACCGAAACGGCGCGGGCATTGCCCTGACGGAAACGGTAAACGCCGTGAGTGTGATTCCCGTGCAGGTGAAGGAAAAAGAGAAAACAGCGCAGTTTTTGGCAGAAATGCTGGATTTGGAATATACTGCGGTTCTGGAAAAAATTGAGCAGAGGGTTGCCTTGGTGCGCATCAAAACAAAGGTGGACACCGAAACGGCGGCAGCCATCCGCAGGGCGAACTATGCGGGGGTAGAGGTGGACGAGGATGTGCGGCGCATCTATCCCTATACGAGCATGGCGGCGCAGGTGATTGGCTTTGTCGGGAAGGATAATCAGGGGATTATCGGCTTGGAGGCAAAATATGACAGGCTTCTGGAGGGGGAGCGAGGGAAGATTCTTACGCTGACGGATTCCAGAGGGAATGAGGTGGACAGCGAGCAGGAGCGGATTCCACCCGTGGATGGGAAAAATCTGGTGACAACGATGGATGTGGTGATGCAGCAATATGCGGAGCAGACCATTGCAAAGGCGGTGGAAACGAAGGGCGCAAAGCGCGGCATTGTGATTATTCTGAATCCGCAGAATGGGGAAATTTATGCCATGGCGAATTACCCTTCGTTTGATTTGAATGAGCCGTTTACCATACAGGATGAAGCACCGGCGGCGAAATGGGACAGCTTTTCCGAGCAGGAGAAAAATGAGTATTTGAACAAAATGTGGCGCAATACCGCAATCAATGATACATACGAGCCGGGGAGTACGTTTAAAATCGTGACCTCCTCGGCAGGTCTGGAGGAGGGGGTTGTGACCCCTGAAAGCAGCTTTTTCTGCCGCGGATTTTATGTGGCAGGGGACAGACAGATTAAATGCTGGCGCTATCCGCGCACACATGGGGCGGAAAGCTTTGTGCAGGGGGTACAGAATTCCTGCAACCCTGTTTTTATGGAGGTTGGGGAGCGCTTAGGGGCGGAGACCTTTTTGGAATATATGAAAAAATTCGGCTTTATGGAAAAAACGGGCATTGACCTTGCAGGCGAGGCAACGGGCATTATACATAAGGCGGAGAATGTCGGGCCTGTGGAGCTGGCAACGATGAGCTTCGGGCAGTCCTTCCAGATTACGCCCCTGCAGCTTTTGCGTGCCGCCTCGGCAATCGTGAACGGCGGATATCTGATTACGCCGCATTTTGCAAAGGGGCTTGCGGACGAAAACGGCAGGCTGACAGAGGAATTTACCTATGAGACAGGCGAGCAGGTGATTTCCAAGGAGACCTCGGAAACGATGAAAACGATTCTGGAAAGCGTGGTTTCCGAAGGAACGGGCAGCAAGGCATATATCCCCGGATACCGTATCGGCGGCAAGACGGCAACCTCGGAAAAGCTGCCGCGCAGAAGCGGAAAATATATTGCATCCTTTCTATCCTTTGCGCCGGCGGAAAATCCGCAGGTGATGGCACTGGTGCTGATTGATGAGCCGCAGGGCGTTTATTACGGCGGTACGGTGGCAGGGCCTGTGATGCAGGAGCTGCTGCGGAATATTCTGCCATATCTGGGGATTGAAGCGAAATATGATGCAAAAGAGGCGGAAGAAGCGGCAGAATTGAAAACGATTGTACCCGACCTTCGGGGCATGACCTTAAACGAAGGGAAGAATGCGCTTTTTCAGGCAGGGCTTTCAGCCGAAGCGGAAGCAGAGGGGGAAACCATTACGGGACAGACCCCACCGGCAGGAGAGTGCGTAAACAAGGGAACGAAGGTTTTGCTCCGTATGGAATAGCGAAAAAGAGAAATGGTCTTTCCTTGCATTTTTCAAGAAAAATGGCAAAAATATTTGGTTGTAGGAGATAAGTGTGGTATACTAAAAAATGGCTTATTATTGAGATTTATTTATCGAAGCCGAAAAAGAAAGGAGGCTGTAAGAGTGAATCTGAAACAGCTTTTAGAGGGTATTTCTTATGAGGTACAGCAGGGAACGGCGGATGTGGAAATTTCCGATTTCCAGTACGATTCCCGCAAGGTAGAAAAAGACGGCCTGTTTGTCTGCATTACAGGATTTCAGACGGACGGACACAAATATATTCCCATGGCATTGGAAAAGGGGGCGGTTGCCCTTCTGTGTGAGCATAGGGTGGAAAACGTACCCGAGGGCGTAACGGTGCTTGTGACGGAAAACAACCGCATTGCGCTGGCACTGCTTTCCGACCATTTCTACGGACACCCCTCCGCAGAGATGAATGTCATCGGTGTGACAGGCACAAACGGCAAAACCTCGACCACCTATCTGATGAAATCCATTCTGGACAGAATCGGCAAAAAGGTGGGCATTATCGGCACGATTGAAAACCGCATCGGCGATGAGGTGCTGAAGGCGGAGCGGACAACGCCCGAATCGAAGGAGCTGCAGGCACTCTTTCGCCGGATGAAGAATGAGGATGTGACGGACGTTGTAATGGAGGTTTCCTCTCATTCCTTGGATTTGCACAGGGTAGACGGAATTGCCTTTGATGTGGCAATTTTCACGAACCTGACACAGGATCATCTGGATTATCATAAAACAATGGAAAACTATAAGGCGGCAAAGGGGATGCTTTTCGCACGCGCGGCAAAAAGCGTCATCAATATGGACGATGCCGCAGGCGCATATATGAAGGAGCAAAGCAAGGGCGAGGTGCTGACAATCGGCGTGGACTGCAAGGCTGATTTGACGGCGGAAGGCATTGATGTTTCCGCAGACGGTACGGCATTTGATATGCTCTGGCAGGGCAAGCGGTATCCTGTACACCTGCATACGCCCGGACGGTTCAGCGTATACAACGCATTGGGTGCGGCAGGAGCGTGTATTCTGCTGGGTGTGCCCGTAGAGGAAATCGTGGCAGGGCTGACGGCAAACCCCGGCGTTTCCGGCAGATTCCAGACGGTACGCAGCAAAAGGGGCTGTCAGGCGGTGGTGGATTATGCACATACGCCCGACGGTTTGGAAAATGTGCTGAATACAGCGAATGAATTTGTAAAGGGCAAGCTGATTGCGGTATTTGGCTGCGGCGGCGACAGAGACAGAACAAAGCGTCCCATCATGGGCGAAATCGGCGGCAGACTGGCAGGCTACTGCATCATTACCTCGGATAACCCCAGAACGGAGGACCCGGAGAAGATTCTGGAGGATGTTGAGGTTGGGGTGAAGAAAACAGACTGCCCCTATGAAAAAATCGTGGACAGACGAGAGGCCATTCAGAAGGCGGTTGCTATGGCGGAAGCGGGCGACGTGATTCTGATTGCGGGGAAGGGACATGAAACCTATCAGATTTTCCCCGACAAAACCATTCATTTTGATGACATTGAGGAAGTACGCAAGGCATTTGGAGAGGATTGCTTATGAAAAAGATTACGATCAGAGAAATTATCAAGGCAACAGGCGCACAGATGATTGCCTTGGGGGATATGGAGGAAGCACTGAATAAGGAAATCTGGTATGTGACACAGGATTCCAGAGAAACAAAGGAAGGCGTTCTTTTTGTTGCAAGAGTGGGCGAGGTGCGTGACGGGCATGATTTTCTGCCCCAGTGCTTTGCAAACGGAGTGACCGCCTGCCTTTCTCAGAAGGTGGTGGCACCCACGAATGGGGCGATTGTGCTTCTGGTTCCCGATACGGGGAAGGCGCTGCTTGATTTGGCGGCTTATTACAGAAATCTGTTTGATATTCCCGTTGTTGCGGTGACAGGGAGTGTCGGCAAGACAACAACAAAGGATATGATTGCATCCGTGGTTTCGCAGAAATACGATACCTTGTGGACACAGGGCAATTACAACAATGAGGTTGGCGTGCCGCTGACGATTTTCCGCATTGAGGAGCACCATCAGGCGGCAATCATTGAAATGGGCATGAACCACTTCGGGGAGTTGGACAGAATTGCGAAGGCAGTGCGCCCGAACATCGGTGTGATTTCTAATGTCGGCGTAGCGCATATTGAATTTCTGGGCAGCAGAGAAGGGATTCTGAAGGCGAAATGCGAAATGCTTGCACATCTGGAAAAGGACGGCGTTGCGATTCTCAATGCAGACAACGATATGCTGCAGACGCTGGAGGGCAAGCTGCCGCAGAAGGTGCGCTGGTTTGGCGTAGAACATAAAAAGGACTTCTATGCGGATGAGATTGCACAGGTTGGTCTGGAAAAAACAGCCTGCACGATTCATACACCGATTGGCAATGTGCGCGTGAATATTCCAATTCCGGGGGTACACATGGTGCTGAATGCGCTTTCCGCGGCGGCGGTCGGCGTGGAGCTGGGGCTGACACCGGAGCAGGTGAAGGCAGGGATTGAAGGCTTCCGGGTGACCAAAAACAGAATGAGCATTGAAACAACGAAGGACGGCATTACGATTCTGAATGACGTTTAT
This sequence is a window from Anaerotignum faecicola. Protein-coding genes within it:
- a CDS encoding penicillin-binding transpeptidase domain-containing protein; protein product: MRRKARGIKANQRFAFILFVFMVILTVLFGRVLYWKVVHGAEFEAAAKNQQINRYDLVNAANRGSILDRNEQVLAVSTAVYNVVLDPLQLAEEDDAKKTKKTFDTLCEYFPDLNYEDLEYHITKNQETGKINTPTHWKYLVKGVERSVKEELEKKKLLGVYFEQSSKRSYPLKTLACHLIGFNNTWGLEGYYNDEMTGTPGRSFILYQGADKVTYQDYEAQDGNTIVTTLDYNIQQYAEQAVKETMEAWPSENVAAIVINPNTGEIYAMASADTFDLNDPDEPTALATDETFKETWDAMTDQEKSDYLNTIWRNFCVSDTYEPGSIYKPLVVAAALEEGVITKNSTFNCSGKITVGDRDINCHLHSGHGTLSVEEIMAQSCNPGVIQIAQKLGAEKFYKYQKEFGFGQKTGIDLPGEAEGILHAESQLRPVELATSSFGQTFNCTSIQMATAFSALINGGNLVKPYVVSQIVDDDGSVVKEQTAEVVRKVISRKTSDYIRTALKATVDHGTGKKIAIPGYSIGCKTGTAEQGKRDKKNWTLTHMAYFPAENPQYLVFSVIHKPQGYEDGVQTTATMTKQIMENIIKYKNLEPTEETEETAALNGGKTTVTMPDYTDSSIYNVALDLEGKGLTYKVVGTGNTITNQVPKAGAKVEAGSEVILYVAKAEGEAGTTKVPNVVGKSYTEAVKTLSDAGFEVTFEGETTNSTVTAQDPKYGVSVEADSEVKITLTKKEAAEETAEEPKKTTQ
- a CDS encoding UDP-N-acetylmuramoyl-tripeptide--D-alanyl-D-alanine ligase, encoding MKKITIREIIKATGAQMIALGDMEEALNKEIWYVTQDSRETKEGVLFVARVGEVRDGHDFLPQCFANGVTACLSQKVVAPTNGAIVLLVPDTGKALLDLAAYYRNLFDIPVVAVTGSVGKTTTKDMIASVVSQKYDTLWTQGNYNNEVGVPLTIFRIEEHHQAAIIEMGMNHFGELDRIAKAVRPNIGVISNVGVAHIEFLGSREGILKAKCEMLAHLEKDGVAILNADNDMLQTLEGKLPQKVRWFGVEHKKDFYADEIAQVGLEKTACTIHTPIGNVRVNIPIPGVHMVLNALSAAAVGVELGLTPEQVKAGIEGFRVTKNRMSIETTKDGITILNDVYNSNPVSCKASLDILANAKGRRIAVLGFMGELGDYAEEGHREVGIHAAEKGIDVLYCIGLCCDYMADAAKKAGMKEVYYLETQEEFWEKGLPTLKEGDTILLKASRSREFEKTVAKLQGVN
- a CDS encoding UDP-N-acetylmuramoyl-L-alanyl-D-glutamate--2,6-diaminopimelate ligase → MNLKQLLEGISYEVQQGTADVEISDFQYDSRKVEKDGLFVCITGFQTDGHKYIPMALEKGAVALLCEHRVENVPEGVTVLVTENNRIALALLSDHFYGHPSAEMNVIGVTGTNGKTSTTYLMKSILDRIGKKVGIIGTIENRIGDEVLKAERTTPESKELQALFRRMKNEDVTDVVMEVSSHSLDLHRVDGIAFDVAIFTNLTQDHLDYHKTMENYKAAKGMLFARAAKSVINMDDAAGAYMKEQSKGEVLTIGVDCKADLTAEGIDVSADGTAFDMLWQGKRYPVHLHTPGRFSVYNALGAAGACILLGVPVEEIVAGLTANPGVSGRFQTVRSKRGCQAVVDYAHTPDGLENVLNTANEFVKGKLIAVFGCGGDRDRTKRPIMGEIGGRLAGYCIITSDNPRTEDPEKILEDVEVGVKKTDCPYEKIVDRREAIQKAVAMAEAGDVILIAGKGHETYQIFPDKTIHFDDIEEVRKAFGEDCL
- a CDS encoding penicillin-binding transpeptidase domain-containing protein, with the protein product MEKPTIKAKKRLLLFLFCSMCGYLLLTGRLAFIELFRAEELQELAYEQQTRDRLITPKRGAILDRNGAGIALTETVNAVSVIPVQVKEKEKTAQFLAEMLDLEYTAVLEKIEQRVALVRIKTKVDTETAAAIRRANYAGVEVDEDVRRIYPYTSMAAQVIGFVGKDNQGIIGLEAKYDRLLEGERGKILTLTDSRGNEVDSEQERIPPVDGKNLVTTMDVVMQQYAEQTIAKAVETKGAKRGIVIILNPQNGEIYAMANYPSFDLNEPFTIQDEAPAAKWDSFSEQEKNEYLNKMWRNTAINDTYEPGSTFKIVTSSAGLEEGVVTPESSFFCRGFYVAGDRQIKCWRYPRTHGAESFVQGVQNSCNPVFMEVGERLGAETFLEYMKKFGFMEKTGIDLAGEATGIIHKAENVGPVELATMSFGQSFQITPLQLLRAASAIVNGGYLITPHFAKGLADENGRLTEEFTYETGEQVISKETSETMKTILESVVSEGTGSKAYIPGYRIGGKTATSEKLPRRSGKYIASFLSFAPAENPQVMALVLIDEPQGVYYGGTVAGPVMQELLRNILPYLGIEAKYDAKEAEEAAELKTIVPDLRGMTLNEGKNALFQAGLSAEAEAEGETITGQTPPAGECVNKGTKVLLRME